GTTAAATGCAACAGCTTTTGCCGCAATTGTATTAAAAAGTGGACCACCTTGAATTCCAGGAAAAACAATTTTGTCAATTTTATTTGCAATTTCTTCAATGTCTGTTAAAATCAAACCACCTCGAGGTCCGCGCAGAGTTTTTTGGGTTGTTGATGTTATTACGTGCGCAATTCCAACTGGCGAAGGATGGACTCCGGCAGCAATAAGGCCGGCAATATGGGCAATGTCAGCCAGCAAATAGGCGCCGACCTTGTCGGCAATTTGTCGAAAACGCCCAAAGTCAATCAAACCTGAATAAGCCGAATAGCCACAAATTATTAAATTTGGTCTGGTCTCAACAGCTATTTTTTCAATCTCATCATAATCAAGAGTTTCATTTTTGTCAAGAAAATAGCTAATTCCGGTGTAAAAAATTCCGGAAAAATTGACTTTATATCCGTGAGTTAAATGACCCCCTGAGCTTAAATCAAGGCCAAGAATTTTGTCTCCAGGTTTTAAAAGTGCGGCAAAAACGGCGGAATTTGCACTTGAGCCTGAATAGGGTTGGACATTTGCAAATTTTGTTCCAAAAAGTTGCTTTGCACGTTCAATTGCAATTAATTCAATTTTGTCAATAAACTCACAACCACCATAATAGCGTTTTCCAGGATAACCTTCGCCATATTTATTGCTCAAACTTGTTCCATTTGCGCTTAGAACATCTTGCGAAGCATAATTTTCGCTAGCAATTAGTTCAATTTGGTCGTTTTGTCTTTGACTTTCTAAATTAATTAGCTCAGAAATTTGTTGATCTTTAATATTAATTTTCTTGTACATTTTTCAAAAACATAGAAATTATACTATAAAAATAAGGAATTCTCTAAAAACAGCCAACATTTTGCAAAAAATTTTTTTTGCATTTGCTAAGCAAAACATGGTATAATTTTAAATTTACTAGAAGGGGAAGTCATGAAAATACGTAGTTTTTTTGCTAGGTTGTTTTCGCTTAATAGTTGAAAGCGTTTTTTTCTTGCTTTTTTAACATTTTCTTTTCTTGGAAGTGGTGTTTTTCTCGTTTCAAATTACTATATTTCACAGAACATCAATCGCTCAATTGAATATGGCGGTGGTGCTGAGGTTTTAGTTCAAGTTAAAACTTTGGACGGAAAAATTCCATCTTCAAAAGTTGTTCAGGAGGCAGATTCAGCTATTTTTCAGCGGCTAACCGGTGGGGCTAATTTGAATGGTACCAACGTTTTTACCGAAGGTGAAGGACGAATAAGAATTTCACGTAATAAAATCTCAAATAACCGTGAATTAGAGCAATTTATTGAAGAAATAGTCAATAAACCAACACTTACAATTACAGATGTTAACACAAATCCCCTCTTTTTTGATGGTAAATTCGAAACAAACCTTAGTCTTGAAAACGGTGATGAGTCAAATTGGCTAGTTCCATTTGCTCCAGGTTCTGCCCTTTCACAGCCAAATCCTCAGAATCCATCAAGTAATCAAGTATTAATCGAATTAAAAGACAACAATGCTCAATTAGAGTGAACTAAAGCCACTGAACATATTTCAAAATTGCCCCGTGGTCAAAACAGAATTTTAATTTGATCTAACATTTCTGAACTTAAAAAAATTGCCCAAGAAAAATTCCCTCTTCAGTGGGAAAAAGCTAATAAAAATATATATAATTTTTTGCACGTTGGTGAAAAAACTACCCCTGATTTTTTGCCAGACCGAAAAATTTTACAACCTTCACTTAAAAAATTCCAAATTGATGCAAAAAGGTATCTAATTTCTGATGCAACAGTTAGTCAGGCTTTAAATGGAAAATCCTTTGTAATTACAGGTAATTTTTCTCCTCAAGAGGCAAAACAATTAGCGCTTGATATTAATTATGGGACTGCTGATTATAAATTAGATTTTTTGTCAGCTTCGTTTGTTAGCAAAACCAAGTCTGAGTCAGCCTTTATTGCTGGATGAATCGCAATTGGTCTAGCAATTGCGATAATTTCGCTATTTTTGATCGTAAATTACGGACTTTTAGGAATTGTTGCAACAATTTCACTTTCACTTTATGTCTTTTTGACATTACTTTTTTTCACTATTGTTCGAGGCGAATATTCTCCAATAACTATTTCAGCGCTTGTTGTCGGAATTGGGATGAATATTGATGCAAATGTCATTAGTTTTGAACTATTTAAATCGAGAATTTATGCTGGTAATTCGGCAATAAAAGCAAACTCCCAGGCTAATCGAACCTCTTTTAATGCAATTATTGACTCAAATGTTACAACATTGATAGCCGCGCTTGTTTTGTTCTTTTTTGGGACTAAAAATGTAAAAAGTTTCTCAATTACTCTTATTTTTTCAATTGTCTTTACGCTAATAGTGACAATTGGATTTACAAAATTTTTCACAAGCTTTATCCTTAAAGCTGATTTTTTCCAAAAAAGTAACAGATTTTGACTTTTAGGTATAAAAAATTATTACTTGAAAAAATATGAACGGGGTTATCAGTCAGTTTATTCACGAATTAATTATGAAAAAATTTATAAATATTCTAGATGAACTCCGCTTGTTTTGTTTGTAGGTTCCTTAGTGGTTTTTGCAACTTTTGCCGGAATTTATAAGTCTTTTGGTTCAGGATTTAATTTAGCTATTGACTTTAGTGGTGGTACAAACTTGCTAATTGAAACCTCAAATTCAAGTTTTGACTTGATAAACCAAGAAAAAGCTAATAAAATAATTGATTTTTTAAATTCGCACAATATTAATAGCACAAATTCACTAATAACCCTAAATCCTTTAAATGAATCATCTTCTATTTTCAATATTGAAGTCAAAACCCAACTAGACTTAGCTTCCAGACTTTCGACTCTTAATTCAGAAATTCAAAGCAATTTTTCAAATATTCGCATGACGAATTATTCAATTTCAAATGAAGAAGCACAAAAATTAATTTTTAATGCAATACTTTCAGTTGGCTTAGCGCTTGTTTTTGTAAGTATTTTTACACTGATTAGATTTAAATGAACTTTTTCATTTGCAATTATTCTTTCTCAATTCTTTAATGTTTTAATGGTCTTTTCTGCGATTATTATTACTCGAATTCAAATATCTCAAAATTTGGTTGTTGCAATTTTAACTCTAATTGGTTATACTGTAAATGATACAATTGTTGTCTTTGACCGTATTAAGACAAAATTTAGTGAAACAAATCACGTTGATGTTTACAAAAGTGAAAAAATTAACCAAATTTCATTAGAGGCAATTAAAGATACAGCTAAAAGATCTATTTTTACATCTCTAACAACAATTTTTACAATCATAGTTTTAATGATTTTTTATGAGTCAATTGATGTAGTCTTCAGCTTAACAATGCTTATAGGTGTTATAATCGGAACATATTCTTCATTATTTGTCGCAACCAGAATATGAAATAAATTAGAAGCATATCGAAACTATAAAAAACAAAAAAGAATTAACGCTAAATACTGAAATATCCAAAAAGTTCACGAACAAACATTTGCAAGTATTAATGACTATGAGAAATAAGTAACCAAAAATTCAAATAATTACTAAAAAATATCTATTTTAATTTTTGGTTTTATTTTGTTAAAATTTTTTGTGGTTCAAAATTAAAGGTTAAAAATGAAATCATTCTTAAATTCAAGTCCTAAGGGTACTTATGATATTGTTGAGCAAGAAAGTGAAATATTCCTAAAAATCCGTAATATTTTTTTCCAATATGCTAGAAAATTTAATTTCTCTTATATTGAAACACCAATTTTTGAGTATGCAGAAATTTTCGAAAAAACTAGTCAAGATTCAGATGTAGTAACTAAAGAACTCTATAAATTTTTAGATAAATCAGATCGACAATTAGCTTTAAGGCCCGAGGGAACTGCACCAATCATGCGGGCAATTTGACAGCACAAATTGCACCAAGTTGAAAAAAAATTTTTTTATTTTGGTCCCATGTTTCGCTATGAAAAGCCGCAAAAAGGACGTTTTCGTCAGTTTTATCAAGCCGGATTTGAAATTACTAACTATAAACCAGAGTCATTTTCTTTACAGATTTTAGAAGTTATTCTTTTAGTTATTAAAATTCTTGAAAATCTTAAAATTCAAAACTACCAGCTTAAAATTAATTACCTTTCAAATTCACAAACAAGAGAAGAATATTCTAAAGCTTTAAGTCAATATTTTGAAAAATATATCGATAAACTTGAGCCAATTTCTAAATCACGGCTCAGGAATAATCCTTTGAGAATTCTTGATGACAAGATAGAATCTTCTAAAGATTTTGTTAAATCAGCTCCAAAAATAAGCGACTTTTGATCAACTGTGGATAAGCAAAATTTCAATTCAATAATTTCAATTTTTGAAAAATTTAAAATTAATTACGTGATTGATTATTCATTAGTTCGAGGGCTTGATTATTATGATGAATTTGTTTTTGAATTTATTGATAATGACAAAATTTTAGGTTCAAAATTAACTTTTGCTGGCGGGGGTTGTTATAATAATTTACCACAAAAATTCGGCATGGTTAATTTTAAAAGTATCGGCGTTGCCTTTGGAATTGAGCGTCTAATAGAAATTTTTAAATCTAATTCCCCTACTAAATTAACAAATTTAGATTTTTATTTAATCGGGTTTAGTCAAGATGAAATTCTTAAAAATTTTGAATTTGCAATTTTACTTCGTGAGCAAAATTTTCAAGTTGATTTAAATAAATCACCCCTATCAATTAAAGATGGATTTCAAAAAGCAAAAAAATCAGGTGCAAAATTTGCTTTTTTCTTTGAAAAGAATGAACAAGCTGGCCAAATATCAATCAAAAATCTTCAAACATCTATTAATAAAGTCATTTCACTTTTAAATATTGATTTTGAATTTTTAAAAACAATTATAGACGGAGAAACTCATGTATAATTCAAAAAATTTATCCAAAGAACAAATTGGAAATATAGTTTCAATTCAAGGCTGAGTCCAAAATATACGTAAAATTAAAAGTAAAATCTTTGTGGTAATCCGTGATTATCACGGAATTTTTCAAGTAATTATTGATGAAAATACCAAAAAAGTCGACAAATACTCAAAAGAATCTGTTGTGCGTGTTGAAGGCATTTTATCACTAAGAAGCAATCCAAATACAAAAATTCATAACGGTGATCTTGAAATAAACGCAATAAATTTTGAAATACTTTCATTTTCACAGCCAATTCCGTTTGAAATTCATAATGAAGCTCACACCAATGAAGATTTACGTTTGGAATACCGATTTTTAGATTTACGCCGTGAAGTAATGCAGAAAAATTTGACTTTTCGCTATAAAGT
The DNA window shown above is from Mesomycoplasma ovipneumoniae and carries:
- the glyA gene encoding serine hydroxymethyltransferase; amino-acid sequence: MYKKINIKDQQISELINLESQRQNDQIELIASENYASQDVLSANGTSLSNKYGEGYPGKRYYGGCEFIDKIELIAIERAKQLFGTKFANVQPYSGSSANSAVFAALLKPGDKILGLDLSSGGHLTHGYKVNFSGIFYTGISYFLDKNETLDYDEIEKIAVETRPNLIICGYSAYSGLIDFGRFRQIADKVGAYLLADIAHIAGLIAAGVHPSPVGIAHVITSTTQKTLRGPRGGLILTDIEEIANKIDKIVFPGIQGGPLFNTIAAKAVAFNEALQPWFKDYCQQIVKNAAFFANEFAKKGARIVSGKTQNHLFIVDVKKTYDLTGKQAQILLESVNIITNKNTIPNDSLSPFVTSGIRFGTPAMTSRGFKEKEFTILAEIIDFVLRKKNLNPSEIEEIKLKIQELTKKFPIKSSYWI
- the secDF gene encoding protein translocase subunit SecDF, whose protein sequence is MKIRSFFARLFSLNSWKRFFLAFLTFSFLGSGVFLVSNYYISQNINRSIEYGGGAEVLVQVKTLDGKIPSSKVVQEADSAIFQRLTGGANLNGTNVFTEGEGRIRISRNKISNNRELEQFIEEIVNKPTLTITDVNTNPLFFDGKFETNLSLENGDESNWLVPFAPGSALSQPNPQNPSSNQVLIELKDNNAQLEWTKATEHISKLPRGQNRILIWSNISELKKIAQEKFPLQWEKANKNIYNFLHVGEKTTPDFLPDRKILQPSLKKFQIDAKRYLISDATVSQALNGKSFVITGNFSPQEAKQLALDINYGTADYKLDFLSASFVSKTKSESAFIAGWIAIGLAIAIISLFLIVNYGLLGIVATISLSLYVFLTLLFFTIVRGEYSPITISALVVGIGMNIDANVISFELFKSRIYAGNSAIKANSQANRTSFNAIIDSNVTTLIAALVLFFFGTKNVKSFSITLIFSIVFTLIVTIGFTKFFTSFILKADFFQKSNRFWLLGIKNYYLKKYERGYQSVYSRINYEKIYKYSRWTPLVLFVGSLVVFATFAGIYKSFGSGFNLAIDFSGGTNLLIETSNSSFDLINQEKANKIIDFLNSHNINSTNSLITLNPLNESSSIFNIEVKTQLDLASRLSTLNSEIQSNFSNIRMTNYSISNEEAQKLIFNAILSVGLALVFVSIFTLIRFKWTFSFAIILSQFFNVLMVFSAIIITRIQISQNLVVAILTLIGYTVNDTIVVFDRIKTKFSETNHVDVYKSEKINQISLEAIKDTAKRSIFTSLTTIFTIIVLMIFYESIDVVFSLTMLIGVIIGTYSSLFVATRIWNKLEAYRNYKKQKRINAKYWNIQKVHEQTFASINDYEK
- the hisS gene encoding histidine--tRNA ligase is translated as MKSFLNSSPKGTYDIVEQESEIFLKIRNIFFQYARKFNFSYIETPIFEYAEIFEKTSQDSDVVTKELYKFLDKSDRQLALRPEGTAPIMRAIWQHKLHQVEKKFFYFGPMFRYEKPQKGRFRQFYQAGFEITNYKPESFSLQILEVILLVIKILENLKIQNYQLKINYLSNSQTREEYSKALSQYFEKYIDKLEPISKSRLRNNPLRILDDKIESSKDFVKSAPKISDFWSTVDKQNFNSIISIFEKFKINYVIDYSLVRGLDYYDEFVFEFIDNDKILGSKLTFAGGGCYNNLPQKFGMVNFKSIGVAFGIERLIEIFKSNSPTKLTNLDFYLIGFSQDEILKNFEFAILLREQNFQVDLNKSPLSIKDGFQKAKKSGAKFAFFFEKNEQAGQISIKNLQTSINKVISLLNIDFEFLKTIIDGETHV